A genomic segment from Chitinophaga flava encodes:
- a CDS encoding chloride channel protein, giving the protein MKNIQPLLYRNGLGIHSVLSEDKENFKIALREGHLRRTFYLSALGAGAGLLTVGAGMLLSWLVRMLTGLAFFGKLSTDAGIPADSEAGIWLLLIPVAGAFVSLFLFGSRYPTWKLPALAICIGTGAPVGTEGPVMVAAGAFVLQDRQRLRISEAEARLLLVAGAAAGVAWYFGAPVSALVLALELWLGTWSLILLLPVLSGVIVGGVAHYCLSDMNPFFTMESSPALNAGALLVYIVLGLIIGLIAALMIRASRGLARLFNRLKYHSPWWLLLAAVPVGIAGYLAPESLGSGEVYGNNLLQAHVTLQLVFVVGVVKLITWLFFTSGYNTGTTITPLLMIGGALGLLLAVVAQFVCPSIVINPAVAALIGMSAMFAGISRAWLTAIILALELTHCLPAVLPVACAAIAAFVISFPLIKTKQHTAENKVQN; this is encoded by the coding sequence ATGAAGAACATACAGCCACTTTTATATAGAAACGGTCTTGGTATCCACTCTGTACTATCCGAAGACAAAGAAAATTTTAAAATCGCTCTCCGCGAGGGGCATTTGCGACGTACATTTTACCTGTCGGCGCTGGGCGCCGGAGCTGGGTTGCTTACGGTGGGCGCCGGAATGCTGCTCTCATGGCTGGTCCGGATGCTGACAGGCCTGGCTTTTTTCGGAAAGCTGAGCACGGATGCGGGTATACCCGCCGATAGCGAAGCCGGCATTTGGCTTTTGCTGATCCCGGTAGCCGGAGCGTTTGTATCGCTGTTTCTCTTCGGGTCCCGTTATCCTACCTGGAAACTGCCAGCCCTGGCCATCTGTATTGGCACCGGTGCACCTGTTGGTACGGAAGGGCCCGTGATGGTGGCCGCTGGGGCATTTGTATTGCAGGACCGCCAACGGCTGCGTATTTCGGAAGCGGAAGCGCGCCTGCTACTGGTGGCCGGTGCAGCTGCCGGCGTGGCCTGGTATTTCGGAGCACCAGTATCGGCATTGGTGCTGGCACTGGAATTATGGCTGGGTACCTGGTCTTTGATATTGTTGTTGCCGGTGTTGTCTGGTGTGATAGTCGGTGGCGTAGCTCATTATTGTCTGTCTGACATGAATCCTTTTTTTACGATGGAGAGTAGTCCGGCATTGAATGCTGGTGCTCTGCTGGTTTATATTGTTTTGGGGCTGATTATCGGGCTGATAGCGGCCCTGATGATAAGAGCCTCCCGCGGCCTTGCCCGGTTATTTAACCGGCTGAAATACCATAGTCCCTGGTGGCTGCTGCTGGCGGCCGTACCTGTGGGCATTGCGGGCTACCTGGCCCCCGAAAGCCTGGGTAGTGGCGAAGTATATGGCAACAACCTGCTGCAGGCGCATGTAACGTTGCAATTAGTATTTGTAGTGGGAGTGGTGAAGCTGATCACCTGGTTGTTTTTTACTTCGGGTTACAATACGGGTACTACCATAACACCGCTTCTGATGATAGGTGGAGCACTGGGACTGTTGCTGGCAGTAGTGGCGCAGTTCGTATGTCCTTCTATTGTGATTAATCCGGCGGTGGCAGCACTGATAGGGATGAGCGCTATGTTTGCCGGAATTAGCCGGGCATGGTTGACAGCTATTATACTGGCACTGGAGCTAACACATTGCCTGCCTGCTGTATTGCCCGTGGCCTGTGCGGCCATTGCTGCATTTGTTATCTCTTTCCCGCTTATCAAAACAAAACAGCATACGGCAGAAAACAAGGTGCAGAACTGA
- a CDS encoding DMT family transporter, producing the protein MAWLFLLIGGLFEVGFTISLKYSENFSKLWPSVSFFICITLSFLFLNKAINSGLPIGTSYAVWTGIGAAGTAIAGMIFFKEPAAMWRIFFLIMLIGSIAGLKAVSGGE; encoded by the coding sequence ATGGCTTGGTTATTCCTGCTTATTGGCGGACTATTTGAAGTGGGCTTTACTATTTCGCTGAAGTATTCTGAGAACTTTTCAAAGCTGTGGCCTTCTGTCAGCTTTTTTATCTGTATTACGCTCAGTTTCCTTTTTCTGAACAAGGCTATCAACAGCGGGCTGCCAATCGGCACCTCCTATGCTGTATGGACTGGTATCGGTGCTGCCGGCACTGCCATTGCAGGTATGATCTTCTTTAAAGAACCGGCGGCCATGTGGAGGATCTTCTTTCTGATTATGCTGATTGGCTCTATTGCTGGCCTGAAAGCCGTTTCCGGCGGAGAATAA